A window of Euwallacea fornicatus isolate EFF26 chromosome 25, ASM4011564v1, whole genome shotgun sequence contains these coding sequences:
- the LOC136346989 gene encoding glycerol-3-phosphate acyltransferase 3-like has product MVIIAISSLISILFVPWNVILLCIVFLAAIGKSLGVRKLFIKTLITVFEYGRRNIEDATKHKRIIAKDSDDEGYEEGLPSRDEDDVIIERSSVSTEPPLISREKQLILVPNLAPNAGSEQNGLTEGTINFDMKHWLLSLDYTKSGIESIIEDQVTSRFEAQELKNWNFLTRTNRSYEFISLKLTLLWIVGFLVRYLLLLPVRAYIFIFGLTWLSVTTALVGHLPESGTKRWLNHRCYVIAFRILTRSLSAVINIHNKQWRPQKGSICVANHTSPIDCVILSNDNCYSLIGQRHDGILGMIQTALHRASPHIWFERSETRDRSSVLKRLKEHTSDSKNPPMLIFPEGTCINNTSVMQFKKGSFEVGCPIYPVAIKYDPRFGDAFWNSSKYSMLQYLFMMITSWAIVCDVWYLPPVQQKDHENSVEYANRVKHLIAQQGGLVDLVWDGQLKRSKPKKEWMEEQQHKISKVWKAE; this is encoded by the exons TTTATGCATAGTGTTCTTGGCCGCCATAGGAAAGTCACTAGGagttagaaaattgtttattaaaactttaataacaGTATTTGAG TATGGAAGGAGAAACATCGAAGACGCCACCAAACATAAAAGGATAATAGCCAAAGACTCGGACGATGAAGGTTACGAAGAAGGCCTTCCTTCTAGGGATGAAGATGATGTAATCATTGAGAGATCTTCAGTTAGCACAGAACCTCCTTTAATAAG TCGAGAAAAACAACTAATACTAGTTCCCAATTTGGCCCCTAATGCAGGTAGTGAACAGAATGGTCTAACCGAG GGGACAATCAATTTTGATATGAAACACTGGCTGCTTTCCTTGGACTACACCAAAAGTGGCATAGAATCCATAATCGAAGATCAAGTGACTTCTCGCTTCGAAGCCcaggaattaaaaaactggaattttCTAACCAGAACCAACCGATCCTACGAGTTCATATCTTTAAAGTTGACATTGTTATGGATTGTCGGTTTCTTGGTCAGATATCTTCTTTTATTGCCAGTGAGGGCGTATATTTTCATCTTTGGA TTAACATGGCTTAGTGTAACCACAGCTTTAGTGGGACATCTGCCAGAATCGGGTACCAAAAGGTGGTTGAACCATCGATGCTACGTTATagctttcagaattttaacCAGATCATTATCGGCGGTCATCAACATCCATAATAAACAGTGGCGACCCCAGAAGGGGTCCATTTGCGTGGCCAACCACACCAGTCCTATtgattgtgttattttatctAATGATAACTGTTACTCTTTG ATTGGTCAAAGGCATGATGGGATATTGGGGATGATACAAACAGCCTTGCACAGAGCTTCACCACACATTTGGTTTGAAAGGTCTGAAACCAGGGACCGAAGTTCCGTATTGAAAAG ACTAAAAGAGCACACTTCAGACTCCAAAAATCCTCCAATGTTGATCTTTCCCGAAGGCACATGCATCAACAACACTTCAGTGATGCAGTTCAAAAAGGGCAGCTTTGAAGTTGGATGTCCCATATACCCGGTGGCCATAAAATACGACCCCAGATTTGGAGACGCTTTTTGGAACAGCAGCAAATACTCGATGTTGCAATACTTGTTCATGATGATAACAAGTTGGGCCATCGTTTGTGACGTGTGGTACTTACCACCAGTGCAACAGAAAGATCATGAGAATTCAGTGGAGTATGCTAATAGGGTCAAGCATTTGATTGCGCAACAGGGTGGATTGGTGGATTTAGTTTG GGATGGTCAACTTAAACGTTCCAAACCTAAAAAAGAATGGATGGAAGAGCAGCAACATAAAATAAGCAAAGTTTGGAAAGCGGAGTGA